From one Triticum aestivum cultivar Chinese Spring chromosome 4B, IWGSC CS RefSeq v2.1, whole genome shotgun sequence genomic stretch:
- the LOC123089608 gene encoding CASP-like protein 5B3, producing MKRIVGSPGTWSGMVLRLSQCFFAAASSLAMCSAFGFSNYSAYFYMNLVLILQLLWSLYLACQDIFSLRNNRDLHAPDFLLFFVIIDWVMAILMFSAFCASASVTIFFMKDMNFCAEYRRLDCNQFTLSVTLAFFTWLLQAASSFSGFWLLVSFF from the exons ATGAAGCGCATAGTGGGGAGCCCAGGGACATGGAGCGGCATGGTGCTGCGTCTGTCGCAGtgcttcttcgccgccgcatctTCCCTTGCCATGTGCTCCGCTTTCGGCTTCTCCAACTACAGCGCCTACTT CTACATGAATCTAGTGTTGATCCTGCAGCTTTTGTGGAGTTTGTACTTGGCTTGTCAGGATATATTTTCTCTGAGGAATAACAGGGATCTTCATGCCCCGGATTTTCTATTGTTCTTTGTTATCATTGATTGG GTCATGGCAATTCTCATGTTCTCTGCATTCTGTGCCTCTGCCAGCGTGACGATTTTCTTCATGAAGGATATGAACTTCTGCGCGGAATACCGGCGTCTGGACTGCAATCAGTTCACACTTTCAGTCACTCTGGCGTTCTTTACATGGTTGTTGCAAGCTGCGTCTTCTTTCTCCGGGTTCTGGCTACTGGTTTCCTTCTTCTAG